A window of Phaseolus vulgaris cultivar G19833 chromosome 4, P. vulgaris v2.0, whole genome shotgun sequence genomic DNA:
CAGGCTCAATCACTACTGACTTCATGTCATCAGCATTTTCATCCATGGGTACCATTAAAGCATTACCAGAGGCAGGTAACtccttttttaaatatatagacTCAGAGTTTTCAGCAGTTGGAGAGGTCTTTTGCACTAGTATTCCTGTACCTGTTGCTTTCTCCACACTAATATGGTTCTCATTATCCACACTTGAAGTTAAATCAGGCTTCTTTTCACCTGATTCGTTTTCTGACTCAACATTGGTAAAAGGTTTTGAAACCAACATTTTCTCATTCTCAATGATCTCCTCTTTCATGTGATCAACCTTCTGATCATCATCAAAAGAGGAAGCCCTTGGCTTTAGTTTAGAGTCTGAAACTCCAGCGTCTGCATTACTCTCCTTTTTAGGAGTCAGTATAGTTACAGAAGCATCTTCTATGGTTTCGGGCCGTAAGCATGGACCTTCAACATTTTGTAACAAATCTGTAGAGGAGACATTTATACGAGTATCGTGGGAAGATGAAATGGTTTCACCATCCCCTGGAAAATCACGTGACACTGTCATGGCAGGATGCCtcaattcattttttatctGCGATGAATCAACTGTATTCAAAGGATGCTCTCCTGTAGCCCTACCATTCAACTCTGAAAGAGTGCGAACAGCTGCTTCACCAGAATGCTTTAACTTTAAATCATTGCCAGAGCATTGTTCATCTCCTGCAGGAGACGACTTTCTCTCGGGGGATGCCACAGGTGATGCATTTTCCGATCTGGATATTTCCCCCGCAGCCACAGTAGCAAGTAGGTTCATCCCATCATCTCCATGGGAAACGGATGAACTTGCTTCAGAAAATTTTACACAGCTTTCAACCAATGCATTCATGGGGCTTAAAGAAGCATCATAAGTCTGCCCTGATCTGGAAACAAATCCAGATGGCAAACTAGTTGGTTTTGATGTTTCTAATACCTTGTCACTATCTTCAATTGCCCTGCATCGCTCATCAACTATTGGAGTGCCCTTATTTTCATCACCAATCAAAGCTTCATTAGCATCACAAGATTCATTTATCATATTTGACACATGGGTCAGCAAACACTCGGTCTTAGTTTTCAATCTTCTGTCCTGATTATCATTCAGGTCAGCAGGAGACAAAGCTTTACTGCTCGTTGTTGCTGGTTCTTCAAAAGAGCCTCCGCTAGCTCCCCTTGAAGGACTGCGACCAGTGTTTGGCAACCTGAGAATCAATCGCTGGTTATTCCCTTGATCGGCAAGGGGCTGGTCAACTGATTTTTCATGGGATGCTCGAGTTGGTGATACTTTCTCAGTCGGTGAATTTCTGGTTGAAATTTTTGCAGAGTTGTGCTCCTTCTGACCTACTGCACCAGGCCCGTGGATACCATTGCTTGACTTGCGAGTTCGAGATGCACAACCATGAATTTTACTAGCACTCATTGACACTGCAGTGGAGCTCTTCGCATCTTCCCTGCAAGAACCAATAGTTTTAGCATGTTCACTAGAACAAGTTATACTGTTATTTTGAGATTGACTGGAACTGCTGCTCCTCTCCTCTTTGATAGGTGTCAGAGGCAGATCTGCCGTTGCAGCTCCAACAAAGACTTTACTGTTTTGATCTTTTGAGTTCATGCCCACTGAGGTAGTCAATGATTTAGTAGAGCCAGGAGATGAAGACTTGGACAAAGCTTCTCCAGAACTTAACTTAGATTGGGAACTTTTAGATAATGAGGGTTGAATAGCAGGGCTCTTCACAACGTTATCAGAGGATCCCCCTGTTTTCCTATTTCCAACATGAGGAGACTCAGAGTTTGCTGGCTTTGCTGGCCAAGAAACAGCACGGTTCGAACCAGACTTTGAATCATTCATGTTCATTTCAGCTTCCACACGCCTCTTCCATGTGTCTACTAAACTCCTAGCTTTCCTCTGAATTTCAGCATTTTTGTGGGTGCGTAAATGATTGACAGACTTTCCAACATTACAGGTCTGCAGTGCATGAAGGTTCACAGGAAGCTTATCCAATGCACGCAGTAAAGCTAACAAAAATTCATCAACAGACTTATCACTTTCTTTGGGCATATTCCCATCACCAATTTTGCCCTTATGGACCTCCTGCAGCCATTCATCCAACACAGGTAAACCCCTGAGCTGTACAAACCAACCCAGACAGTCGTACCGGTCTGTAAGTGCAATTACATCGACAAGCATTATCCGCCCAggtaaatctatttttttatcagcgcTGTCAGGCTGCATAAGCTGTACCAGTTTTTCAACTCCTTCAAAGTCCACAAGCCCACCTTTATCAGTTATTTTAGCAATCTCAGACTTTAACATGCTCTCCGGTCTAAACTGACCAGAGTCTCCATCTTCAATCTTAAATAACCGCTCCTTTTTAGATGAATCAGAACCCTGATCCCGCTCTCTCTTTTTACCCTTACCCTGTGCACCAAAGGAAGAACTATTTTGTATGTTGTCAGAACCAGATTTCAATGACTGTGTTGATGCTGGACCATTCAAGGGTTTTGGAGAACGGCCTCCTGACTGCACAGCCCCATGCATTTCTAGTTTTGTCTTATCTAATAGCTGGTTAACTTCTTCCTGTTGTTCCTAAATTCATCAACAGAccaaaaaaatgtataaataaaatcattatataCAATATAACAGGACGGAAAGAGAATATAAGAAAACTAACATTAAGGTAGTCCTTATCAGTTAGCCACCATAAACAGTTGTTCTCAATGTCATAAACTCGTCGACAGACAAATGCGGATATCCCTGAAGGAAGTTCAACACCTTTACGAAGAAACGCGACTTTACACGGATGGAGTAATGATGCAGCAGGTGTTTCATCCTTGTGAAAGGAGTAAAAAACTTCGTTCGGTGCAGCTTCCAGCACAATTCCTTTAGCAAGTTTCAAATCAGCAGGTCGGTAAAGCCAATGCACTTCTAAACTTGGACTTTCTTGTTTATCATACGATAACTTGCGAATTATTCCAATAAAAGGAGGGGAGTCCCTAGGTGGCTTGAAGAGTGCACAATCACCAGCGCGAATCTTGCGTCCATCCTACAATGATCATAAACAgtgattaaataaaataaatctacTACTAATCAAGCAAAAGGCAATGGCTGTGAATAGAAATATATTATGAACGTTGTTGAAGCAAATAAAATTAAGAGAAGAATCCCAGTGTAGAAACAATAACAGATAACAAAGTAATTAGTTATCAAATGCAGACAGCAACCATTACAAACAACAAAAGGTCGAAGATAGGAATTGGCTATATATGGAGAAATTCAGAATCAGATACCAAGCATACAATTTACACACTGGATTTAAAATCGTATTACAAGTTTTAGCAAAAACGAGAATTCTTAAACAAAGTTTGCCACTCAAATGTTATCATTAATACATTAAATAACACAGTAGACCAGTAAATGTCATAAAGGCGGAACCATCCACTAGATTTCACCCAAAAATACCAGTTGGAAAATAAAGTCTAGTAAAAAATAATGTAGCAAACCATGAATCAAACCATCAAAATACAGGTAGAACACAAGCTTTAAAAAAATCAGAGAGAAAAAGATAACATTTTCCCCAAATCAACAAAGACGAATCCCGTACCAAAACCCCAACAACAACTTCCGTTCAAACGTAGAGGAAATTTCCATCATTCACACACAAGTAATCtccaaaatccaaaaaaaaaaacaaataaataaaaacccaCGACTCGTCTGGATTAAGATCGAGGAAAACGAAGACCCACAAGCGATAAAAACCTTTACCATCACAGTAAACAAAACCAGAAAATTAGGTCAAACCGAAAAAACACGAACACAAAAATTTGAAACAATCAAGTTCCCCGAGTTTCTTCAATTAAGATCAGAACTAcactttttaatgaaaaaaattgagaaaatcGAGAGACAGTCGAAGAACCAAAAAAGGGTGTGTAGAGAAAATTGAGCGAAAAGGCAGCGAAAGATTACAAACGGtttagatttatatttatatatatttatatatactttGCATATAAATTGAGACGGTGAAGAATCGATGGCTACAGTGGTCGCGTTAGCAGGTACAGGCCACATGTGCCGATTGTGTTTCCACTGGTCACCAGCACACCCATGCATAATCCTCCATCTTCCGTGTCGATCCCAGCTTCGTCCCTGAAAAGAAACATCAATTCGAAACCGAATTCGCACGCCTCGTCCTGGAAACCCTAGATTTGGAAGGAGCGCAGAAGGGGGAAACCCTAGATCAAGCGCGGCATCGCAGATCTCCTCCTCCAATCCGCCTTGGGCGAGGAAGTAAAAGGGGATTTTAGGGCTCGGTTAAGGGCGTTCCCAATGATCGGCTACGGAAAGGGAAAGGGTTCTTCTTCTCGTTACAGATCGAGCGATCGCTCTGGAAACTACGGAAATCCAGAGATTTTGTGCGAAGGAATAGCGAGATGAGAGAGAAATCgcgagaagagagagaaagggtTGGGTGAAGAAGCTGTTGTCCTTCACTCACGCGAAACGGTGAGATTTTGTTGAAGGGAAATTTGGGAGAAAATTTTTAGAGAAGAAGAGAATACACAAAAcagtagaaaaataaatataaataataataataaaatagaaatattatatattttattgaaatctATGATCCCACACAACTAAAACGACGACGTAGATACGCTAAACGACACCGTCTACTGCTGCTTCCGTTACGGATACACGTGTCTTCTGCGTCTATCTTACTCTCTTCGACAACCTTTTACTTCTTAATATTatacaatataataaattaatttttttagaagtaaataaaaaatagataatattttataaaaaataaatatcattaCATCTGTaacaaagttataaaaaaaaaattgtttaaggaaaaaataaatttgtacgGTTATACAAATTAAcagtatatttaaattttatcattattattaagcttaaattttattttagtgttAGATAtcaatgatttatttattttattatttgatattactTTTTCAGATACCAAAACTTTAAGGTTGATTTGATGGTACCCAGTTCAAAAAAATAGATATTAGGGACTTGAGtttatactcttttttttatattattaataattatagagTTTTAATTATATGATCATAACTATGGTAGTATAATatagtaatattttaatttataaactcAAATGGAAGCATGGTATAATATGTTCCTTTTATGGAGATGGATGATGACTTTTGTGTATAATTAACATTGCAGCTACTAATTTTGCATGACATGCCAAGTCTTTGTTTGATGTATATGGAGTAGCAAATGATGGGCCTCTTCAATTATCCTGGGGTTATACTATTTTCTGCtactataattaattaatttcctAATATTATGAgggtttttttattgaaatattttataaatatagatGTTGAGACATTAATTCTGATGTTTGTTAGAAGAATTTTAGTAGATTctcattgaaataaattatgtaTATGCAGTTTTTGTTTTCATGTTATTGTCCTAAGAAAATATGGGAAGTTATTAATTGAATATTTCATtatacttttgtttttttagtttaattatcTTGAACTTTAAAAAGtatttacaaaaaatataaacaaattaacaaaacatatttaaaaaccTAGTAGAATAGTTAGATTTAGTTTATCGAATGAGACTAGGTTTAGGAGTAGAATAATTAGCTTTAATTTATTGAATGGGATTATGTTTAGGGGATGCTAGAATTTCAAAATTGTACAATGATTTTTGTATGACTAAAATGAGTTGAAATTGTTTGAACATGAAATTTGTGCAGTGAGTGGACGTGTTTGTGCAATTTAAACTTGTTGAAAATGTGCATAATGATAACTTTCActtttgagttgattttaaaagataatgcaaaattataatttcaacATAATCTGTGAATTATATCCAATGTGTTAATATTACTCTTATACTTAAATTTGCTTCACAAATTGTAATGTGTTTAGCAAAATCTTTCTAAATTTGCTTAGCAAATTGAAGTTCGCCCAACAAATTTAGACTCAAActcaaaaattattaaatgacGCATAGGATTTTAATTCGCCAAGTGATACAATTCTTCTCAATAAATTTTTCATGTTTCTTAATGTTATATTTGATTGAACATATTAAGGAATGTTTATGAATTAGCTGACAAGTGAATATAAAAAACTTATAATATGCTAAAATCGAATTGTTTAAGTCATATGCCTAGGATGATGTGTTGTGGAAAATAGacaaaatatataagaaaaatgagTTGAATTGtgtatttaagatttttaaaaaaatttcacaaagTAGTGTTTGATAAGAGTGAtcataaaatttttaatattggATAAACGAACTGTCAGATAGTTTCTCGCAAGAGATGCGTTTGACGAACCTCACCTGACGCAACTTGAAGAGGAAAGATGCATATCAAAAAGACTTTTTAATACTTGAAAATACATAATATGTACTTTAAAAAGACAAGAGTTAAGAGATATTTATGTAATGAacttttatattggttcataTCATACTATGTCCAATTATTGATCAACACGATCAAGTTCCACTAATGCAGGTTAACATTTCAAGGTACATGATAGATGTTATTTAGACTTAACCACTTATAACTACACAATAAGTACTTTTTTTGGATACAACCACTCCTAGCTAAACACATAAAGTATTCTCTGTACACAACCACTTTTAGAAATCAACAAGTCTTGTCATATGAGGATGTATTTTCTAAAGAGGGGACTATGTCATGATGAGAACATGGTAATGTGATGGGAGCAGATCTCCGAGTGCTATTTTTTATACACTGGTTTTACGGAAATAGAATAAAGTGTCTATGTGTGAATGTTAGTGGATTTCTGGCATGAGTTATGTTTAACATGTGGAAAATTATAgacaaattgattttataatacATGAAAGGTTATAATTGTATTCAATAATTAGCATGAAGTGTGATGTTACATATGTGgtgaaacaaattaaaatatattataatattattgaatGATTATCAATTATAGAAAtgtattgaaatttaaaaaatactagtTTACTGTTAACTATCGTTTTGCTgccaaattaaaatgatttcaaCATAAACTTGTCTAAAGTTAGAGATATGatatagtataattgtggtcagATGTCCAAGGTCGTTTTTCAACAagttcaataataaaattagatcaattttaatgtaaaaatacattgttcaataatatatacgttgaagaaaacaaacatttaattaatataatggaGAATGAAACTATTAATCGTGATATAGTATtagtttattatataaaaagttaagatcaaataaatatactaataataaattattcaaatcaaaccacaaaaactagtttaatttgatttagattttttttttcaattttaaactgAATCACataatttttatgtttgtttCGAATGTATTTTATCCAAAATTTGAACCAAATCACATAGTAAATGTCTCTTATATTCATCCACACgtgttttataaatttaattttgttttataatttatcgtattaatttgttaataatttattttgttaagaccaattaaaatattaaaaatataacatcagttaaaaataaagatattttatagtatacttaaaaaaaatatacaagttttaaatattaacaaaataaattaaagttgtataaacaataaaaaattatttatttattaaatccATGTAATTTTCTAGAATGCATTTAACCAAAGaaaaatttcaaaactaataaatCCTTAGTTTTGATTGCACATGCACAATATTTCACATTAGAAGTCAAACAGGAAACTAAAATTGAAgcaatttaacttttaatttttagacAAATGAATCAATTAAGTTTTTAGGCAATTTGTcattgaaatttttaatttgatgtAATGAACCATTTAACTTTGCAATTTGAAACTGAATATCTCtgtattaaaataatttgaagaatttgatttaattgctttgattggaaattaattacataattaaattGTATACAAATTAATTGAATAGGGTATAAATGTAGAAGGAGGTGCATAAATAGATTATGTCCATGATGTATAATTAACTATACCTAAAGTCATAATTATTCACCTCTTAGCACCTCTTCAACAATTATGGAATAGTTCTTATGTTAAAACtttatgttttataaatatattttttaaggtaaaaactttgtgttttaatatatattttaaaaaataaattatttaaatttaaaatgccaaacaatgttttttatatattatttatagttaatttgtcaaacaaattatttatttcttttatttcgtGTTTGTTACGAACATGAGACATTTTAcatgtttaaattaaatttagttcCTGCTACATTGTTTTCATTTACACATTACTcttttttaaacaatatttaaatttgaattctaattcaaatttctcatattacaattttgtttttgctttttttttatattcgtatgtaaataaaattaaagatgaTCATATCATTATTGAATCTCTAATCATTATTAGAAGTACTATTATTTAATGAGTATGCAAAATGcataatgacttttttttttctcctcccttttttgtttatttctaaatattttgGTTTAATAAATCTCTCATATAACCCTATTATGAActctttcttcattttttttctttaattccaTTTTCTTCCATCTGATTTAATTgcaacattattttaattagttgatTTTGATACATACATTTTAAAAAGAGCTATTTCACTGTCTTTAATTTTGATTGCTCGATTATATTTCAAGTATACACGAAAACTAGATAATTTTTATCTAATTGTTAGCTtaccatttaattttttaatattttgatgtGTCAAATTTATTAATTGTTTAGTTTAAGGTTGGATAATGTTTTCTCATAAATTACTTTGTTTATTTAAATCCAACATTAGTAATAATTAATCAGATatcaattagttttttttttatcaacaataagaATTGAATAACAGGAATCACTTAAGGGGTGATTCAACCTTAAACATACCTATACAATATAATCCAACTTCTTAAGCCACCCAAACCACCACAATGAAAGAGCCCATATTAATCTACCACTAAAAACCACGTATTAGCACATTACAAACCTAGTACAAACTCACTACGAACATATCAAGAAGCAAAAGAGCAACAAGCCTTAGCCACCAACCCAACTACCAACCCAACAACCCACAAAAACCAACATCCAACAAAATACATAAACTATCACCCTAAAAAGTAACAGGCCAATTATATCGAATTCAAACAAGACAAGGGGgcaagacaccaatcagagaagGAAAAGCAAGCAGAAGGTATTTTAGAAGTTACCAGGACCAAGCCTTCAATTGAGCCAAAGTAAAGATTTCTGAAAGATCCACCACACCTTCTTTAAAAATAACCTTGTTCCTATGACATCAAATCTCACTAACCATCGAAATCCACAAGCTTCCCAAGATATAGTTGAAAGGCTTTTTAGCATTACAAAATTACGTGAAATGA
This region includes:
- the LOC137836806 gene encoding uncharacterized protein isoform X2; the protein is MHGCAGDQWKHNRHMWPVPANATTVAIDSSPSQFICKDGRKIRAGDCALFKPPRDSPPFIGIIRKLSYDKQESPSLEVHWLYRPADLKLAKGIVLEAAPNEVFYSFHKDETPAASLLHPCKVAFLRKGVELPSGISAFVCRRVYDIENNCLWWLTDKDYLNEEVNQLLDKTKLEMHGAVQSGGRSPKPLNGPASTQSLKSGSDNIQNSSSFGAQGKGKKRERDQGSDSSKKERLFKIEDGDSGQFRPESMLKSEIAKITDKGGLVDFEGVEKLVQLMQPDSADKKIDLPGRIMLVDVIALTDRYDCLGWFVQLRGLPVLDEWLQEVHKGKIGDGNMPKESDKSVDEFLLALLRALDKLPVNLHALQTCNVGKSVNHLRTHKNAEIQRKARSLVDTWKRRVEAEMNMNDSKSGSNRAVSWPAKPANSESPHVGNRKTGGSSDNVVKSPAIQPSLSKSSQSKLSSGEALSKSSSPGSTKSLTTSVGMNSKDQNSKVFVGAATADLPLTPIKEERSSSSSQSQNNSITCSSEHAKTIGSCREDAKSSTAVSMSASKIHGCASRTRKSSNGIHGPGAVGQKEHNSAKISTRNSPTEKVSPTRASHEKSVDQPLADQGNNQRLILRLPNTGRSPSRGASGGSFEEPATTSSKALSPADLNDNQDRRLKTKTECLLTHVSNMINESCDANEALIGDENKGTPIVDERCRAIEDSDKVLETSKPTSLPSGFVSRSGQTYDASLSPMNALVESCVKFSEASSSVSHGDDGMNLLATVAAGEISRSENASPVASPERKSSPAGDEQCSGNDLKLKHSGEAAVRTLSELNGRATGEHPLNTVDSSQIKNELRHPAMTVSRDFPGDGETISSSHDTRINVSSTDLLQNVEGPCLRPETIEDASVTILTPKKESNADAGVSDSKLKPRASSFDDDQKVDHMKEEIIENEKMLVSKPFTNVESENESGEKKPDLTSSVDNENHISVEKATGTGILVQKTSPTAENSESIYLKKELPASGNALMVPMDENADDMKSVVIEPDERRREQDSSSPDDSNDCAEDNMGRKEAIGQCSGSSSVQPDLQTMSRKENEVSKSCEQKLDANPSEVSGERHAYSASGADATVKLDFDLNEGFPFDDASQGEIARQEDPITSSAVHVPCPLPFPISSISGGFHPSITVASAAKGPVIPPENPLRMKGELGWKGSAATSAFRPAEPRKNAEMQSSTNDITSVEVTSIKQSRAPLDFDLNVADERCFEDVGSHGSLESGPHDRSVGLDLDLNRVDDTPEIGSFSISKLDIPSLPSKPSLSSGLSNGGSVSRDFDLNNGLGLEEVGSEVPARSQLMKNSVPFPSAVHSTRTNNAEYGNYSAWFPPGNSYPAITVPPLLPGRGEQSYVSGAGAQRIMGPTGSSPFGPEIYRGSVLSSSPAVAYPSTTAFPYPGFPFETNFPLSSNSFSGSTAFMDSSNVGGLCFPTMTSQPVGPGGVVSSTYPRPYVMSLPGGTSNVIPDSRKWGSQSLDLNSGPGVADTERRDDRLSSGLRQMSVPNTQASIEDHLKMLQMAGAALKRKEPDGGWDAERFGYKQHSRQ